A genome region from Marinifilum sp. JC120 includes the following:
- a CDS encoding response regulator, translating into MCSRNGFRNESLRENKPSLFIAPSDATLLLYCKPLFYEGIVKLILHLLGKVTSCRLHIFCVLFFLLGFVLPAYSAISADVPTETAEQDISLLTLKFTPEEEAFVRSGVRLRISEVNWEPLSIVGEDGQFKGIIADYMSMVSALSGLKFEFVPSSSWADVLQRYTKGELDIIPALSREEMVGKDVLFSDVYASFPLVIVTRDKYRTIRDLSQLNGKRVAAGHSYTSYHYIEDNFPKIELIGTSDVKNGLLLLTKGQVDAFVGHLAVVVDNMNRLGMENLKIAGTTKYDFEHRIGVSPDYPQALSIINKALAAISEDSHREIRKKWFDVRYEQDADYNEIILLFVFLVMALATIIFWNRKLFRLNESLNKEVAQRRRMEEVHNILYEIALSVSRVSGIDEFYSIVQGQVNKLMHARNFYIAAYDRETEIISFPYFSDETESAPAPRKLGIGLTDYVVRTGEPLFGDLATRMQLRGEGEYGLLGSECKIWLGVPLKLQGDVVGVMAVQTYSDKEPLDERDFEVLLFLSTYVGFALERIYLLEQRREQNKALKEREIKYRAVFDNASDAILLMDLNYNFISANPEAVAMFRCGSEEELLSHRPESLLSPNQLDGEPSDILLAEWVRTTVDAGGRDFDIVCRRLDGEEFFASVRARKMVISGDSLIQATLSDVTEKRRTKEEIERSVSLLTATIESSADGILAVDGYGQVVAWNTRFSTMWNISEHVLRSGVVSDVFGYIADQMKKDSAVSGLWDYSLESESGQVEELILKDGRIIEKYSNPQRIGSDVVGRVWSFRDVTRKRLSEKELQDSYQRLNDIVEFLPDPTIVIDSDGVVLAWNKAVEEVSGVSKKDMIGRGDYEYALPFYGERRPILIDFALRDDLEPLTDRYESLERHSEMLYGEVYTPRAFKGLGAYFWGVAGPLRDHSGKIVGAVECMRNVTERRRVENELNRARLAAEAATHAKSEFLANMSHEIRTPMNSIIGFGHLMQGADLDPAQRENLDKMMSSADSLLSIIGDILDFSKIEAGKFVLEDVEFKLDHVLEKICNMVAVKAELKGIDFVLSVEPEVPFTLRGDPLRLEQVLTNLVNNAVKFTEKGEVNLIVSCEENCTAEARIKFIVRDSGIGLSSEEVSLLFNSFTQADASTTRKYGGTGLGLAIARSLVELMGGTVSVESLPGVGSSFYFTVQLSAADKGSERVLPAGKEGLKALVIESNGLAREFLRSILERSGFSVAVDSSASAALERLAEHAGREGIGLILLSGKLLDMPVLDTVDRIRGIPELGDVPVMLMIPVNVDESFRREAALMGVDGFVSRPVSRVSLHAALFGEFNEGERTVLPVDEASVGFELDFAEKKPKILLVEDNELNQQVARRILEGMGLDVDVAGNGRKALNALEVEAYNLVLMDIQMPEMDGLTAAKIIRSDERYANLPILAMTAHAMPEDKEKSFEAGMNEHLTKPIDPDELKRALCRYLDAEETTYVPNLCVAVGMEDSLPDLPGIDCAKGLRNIGGRRDSYLKVLQGFRERYSGFSEELAHILAESGKEQALLSIHSLKGVAGNIGAARLYELCRILEGDLRDENFGGYEDDFKLFVTELELVACGLENVNIISGDDSREYVYDEEKSFNLINKLYIMLGEGDAESGDVLDELRGHFYLERFEDRLAELTRYIDNFDFDDGRAMLERIADELNITLDEG; encoded by the coding sequence ATGTGCAGTCGTAATGGGTTTAGAAATGAAAGTTTGCGAGAAAACAAGCCTTCCTTGTTCATTGCCCCTAGTGATGCTACTTTGCTATTGTATTGCAAACCTTTATTTTATGAGGGGATAGTGAAATTGATTCTTCATCTTTTAGGCAAGGTGACTTCGTGTCGTTTACATATATTTTGCGTCCTTTTTTTTCTTTTGGGGTTTGTTCTTCCCGCCTATAGCGCAATTTCTGCGGATGTCCCGACTGAGACCGCAGAACAAGATATATCCTTACTTACCTTAAAGTTTACCCCGGAAGAAGAGGCTTTTGTCCGCAGCGGAGTGAGGCTTCGGATCAGTGAAGTAAATTGGGAGCCTTTGTCTATAGTTGGTGAGGATGGGCAGTTCAAAGGGATTATTGCCGATTATATGAGTATGGTCTCTGCACTTTCCGGTTTAAAGTTCGAGTTCGTTCCCAGTTCTTCATGGGCTGATGTGCTTCAGAGGTACACAAAAGGGGAATTGGACATTATCCCGGCCTTGAGTCGTGAGGAGATGGTCGGAAAAGATGTCCTTTTTTCAGATGTGTATGCCTCATTTCCATTGGTCATAGTTACCCGGGACAAGTACAGAACTATTCGTGATTTGTCGCAGTTGAATGGCAAAAGGGTGGCTGCCGGACATTCGTATACCAGTTATCACTATATAGAAGATAATTTTCCTAAGATTGAGCTGATTGGGACTTCCGATGTGAAGAACGGGCTGTTGCTTTTGACTAAAGGACAGGTCGACGCCTTTGTGGGCCACCTTGCTGTTGTGGTCGATAATATGAACAGGCTCGGAATGGAAAATCTTAAAATTGCAGGCACAACTAAGTATGATTTTGAACACCGTATAGGTGTGTCTCCGGATTATCCTCAGGCTCTTTCAATAATCAATAAAGCCCTAGCTGCCATCAGCGAAGATTCTCATCGTGAAATCCGAAAGAAATGGTTTGACGTGCGTTATGAACAAGACGCTGATTATAATGAAATTATATTGCTTTTCGTGTTTCTTGTCATGGCGCTTGCCACTATTATATTTTGGAATCGCAAGCTGTTCAGACTGAATGAATCTCTGAACAAGGAAGTTGCTCAGCGACGTCGCATGGAAGAGGTTCATAATATCCTATACGAGATAGCTCTGTCAGTGAGCCGGGTTTCTGGCATTGATGAATTTTATTCCATTGTGCAGGGACAGGTTAACAAGCTGATGCATGCCCGCAATTTTTACATTGCTGCCTATGACAGGGAAACTGAGATAATAAGTTTTCCATATTTTTCTGATGAAACAGAATCCGCACCGGCACCCAGGAAATTGGGGATCGGATTGACTGACTATGTTGTCAGGACTGGCGAGCCCCTGTTCGGAGATTTGGCTACCCGTATGCAACTTCGTGGAGAGGGCGAGTATGGACTTCTCGGATCTGAGTGTAAAATCTGGCTTGGCGTTCCCTTGAAGCTTCAAGGGGATGTTGTCGGGGTTATGGCCGTTCAGACCTACAGTGACAAAGAACCTCTTGATGAAAGGGATTTTGAAGTACTGCTTTTTCTTTCCACTTATGTGGGATTTGCTCTTGAACGTATCTATCTTCTGGAGCAGAGGCGGGAACAGAACAAGGCCTTGAAGGAAAGGGAAATCAAGTATAGGGCCGTTTTTGATAATGCCAGTGACGCCATTTTGCTGATGGATCTTAATTATAATTTTATAAGCGCTAACCCTGAAGCTGTAGCCATGTTTCGTTGCGGGTCCGAGGAAGAGTTGCTTTCACATCGCCCGGAGAGTCTTCTTTCTCCTAACCAGCTTGACGGGGAGCCGTCCGATATTCTGCTGGCTGAATGGGTCAGGACTACTGTTGATGCCGGGGGGCGTGACTTTGACATTGTTTGTCGACGGCTGGACGGGGAGGAGTTTTTTGCAAGTGTCCGTGCTCGAAAGATGGTTATAAGCGGCGATTCACTGATTCAGGCTACCTTGAGTGATGTTACTGAAAAACGTCGTACCAAGGAAGAAATTGAACGGTCGGTCTCGCTTTTGACCGCAACGATTGAATCCTCTGCGGACGGGATTCTTGCGGTGGACGGTTACGGACAGGTAGTGGCCTGGAATACTCGGTTTTCTACTATGTGGAATATTTCAGAGCATGTTCTTCGGTCGGGTGTGGTTTCGGATGTATTCGGATATATTGCTGATCAGATGAAGAAGGACAGTGCCGTTAGCGGATTGTGGGATTATTCCCTTGAATCCGAGTCCGGGCAGGTTGAGGAACTTATACTCAAGGACGGCAGGATCATTGAAAAATATTCCAATCCCCAGCGCATAGGTTCTGATGTTGTCGGCAGGGTTTGGAGTTTTCGTGATGTGACCCGCAAGCGATTGAGTGAAAAGGAATTGCAGGATTCCTATCAGCGTTTGAATGATATTGTTGAATTTTTACCTGACCCGACCATCGTTATTGACAGTGACGGGGTTGTGCTGGCCTGGAATAAAGCGGTTGAAGAGGTTAGCGGGGTCAGCAAGAAAGACATGATCGGCAGGGGAGATTATGAATATGCACTGCCTTTTTACGGTGAACGCAGGCCGATCCTTATCGATTTTGCCCTTAGAGATGACCTTGAGCCTTTGACCGACAGGTATGAGTCTTTGGAGCGTCATTCCGAGATGCTTTACGGAGAGGTTTATACTCCTAGGGCTTTCAAGGGATTGGGTGCATATTTTTGGGGGGTTGCCGGGCCGTTGCGTGATCATTCCGGGAAGATTGTCGGTGCTGTTGAGTGTATGCGTAATGTAACAGAGCGCAGGCGGGTGGAGAATGAGCTTAACCGGGCAAGGCTCGCTGCGGAGGCTGCTACTCATGCCAAGTCCGAGTTCCTCGCCAATATGAGTCATGAAATCCGTACGCCCATGAACAGTATTATCGGATTCGGTCATTTGATGCAGGGGGCCGATCTTGATCCAGCTCAACGCGAAAATCTGGATAAGATGATGTCCTCGGCTGACTCCTTACTCTCCATTATAGGCGATATTCTCGACTTTTCAAAGATTGAGGCCGGTAAATTTGTACTTGAAGATGTTGAATTCAAGTTGGATCATGTGCTTGAAAAAATATGCAACATGGTCGCGGTCAAAGCGGAACTCAAAGGGATTGACTTTGTCCTTTCCGTTGAACCGGAGGTTCCTTTTACGTTGCGCGGTGACCCGTTGCGTCTGGAGCAGGTGCTGACAAATCTTGTTAACAATGCGGTTAAGTTTACCGAGAAAGGAGAGGTCAACCTGATTGTCTCCTGTGAAGAAAATTGCACAGCTGAAGCCCGGATCAAATTTATTGTCCGGGACAGCGGCATCGGCTTGAGCAGCGAGGAAGTTTCCTTGCTTTTTAATTCTTTCACTCAGGCGGATGCGTCAACTACCCGTAAATATGGCGGAACCGGATTGGGGCTGGCTATTGCCCGTTCGCTTGTAGAATTGATGGGCGGAACTGTCAGTGTGGAGAGCCTGCCCGGAGTAGGAAGCTCTTTCTATTTTACCGTGCAGTTGTCTGCCGCGGATAAAGGTAGCGAAAGGGTTTTGCCTGCCGGGAAAGAGGGGCTTAAGGCACTTGTAATTGAGAGTAATGGACTGGCCCGGGAGTTTCTACGCTCTATACTGGAAAGATCAGGCTTTAGTGTTGCTGTGGATAGTTCTGCCTCAGCTGCCCTTGAAAGGCTTGCAGAGCATGCGGGTAGGGAAGGAATCGGATTGATCCTCCTGTCCGGGAAACTGCTGGATATGCCCGTTCTTGATACTGTGGATCGCATTAGAGGGATTCCTGAGTTGGGAGATGTCCCGGTTATGTTGATGATTCCTGTCAATGTGGATGAATCTTTTCGCAGGGAAGCCGCTCTTATGGGGGTTGACGGTTTTGTGTCTCGTCCGGTCTCCCGCGTATCATTGCATGCAGCTTTGTTTGGAGAGTTCAATGAAGGTGAGCGGACAGTCCTCCCAGTCGACGAAGCGTCGGTTGGTTTTGAACTTGATTTTGCAGAGAAGAAGCCGAAAATTTTACTTGTTGAAGACAATGAACTCAACCAGCAGGTTGCGCGGAGAATACTTGAAGGCATGGGGCTTGACGTTGACGTGGCTGGAAATGGGCGCAAAGCCCTGAATGCTTTGGAAGTGGAGGCATACAATCTTGTTCTCATGGATATTCAGATGCCGGAAATGGACGGACTTACTGCTGCTAAGATAATTCGTTCTGACGAACGCTACGCCAACCTGCCTATTCTGGCTATGACCGCCCATGCGATGCCGGAGGACAAGGAGAAAAGTTTTGAAGCCGGTATGAATGAGCATTTGACCAAGCCCATAGACCCGGATGAATTGAAGAGGGCTTTGTGTAGGTACCTTGACGCCGAAGAAACAACCTATGTGCCGAATTTATGTGTTGCCGTGGGCATGGAAGACAGCCTTCCTGATCTACCCGGAATAGACTGCGCAAAAGGATTGCGAAATATCGGAGGCAGGCGGGACAGCTACTTAAAAGTGTTGCAGGGGTTCAGGGAGCGTTATTCCGGTTTTTCCGAGGAATTGGCACATATACTTGCCGAATCCGGTAAGGAACAGGCCTTGCTGAGTATTCATTCCCTGAAAGGTGTCGCCGGGAACATCGGAGCTGCAAGACTTTATGAACTTTGCCGTATTCTGGAAGGTGACCTCCGTGATGAGAATTTCGGCGGTTACGAAGATGACTTTAAGCTTTTTGTTACTGAGCTTGAACTAGTGGCTTGCGGGTTGGAAAATGTTAATATTATCAGTGGAGATGATTCCCGTGAGTATGTGTATGATGAAGAAAAAAGTTTTAATCTGATTAACAAGCTGTATATAATGCTTGGTGAAGGCGATGCCGAGTCCGGTGATGTTCTTGACGAATTGCGTGGTCATTTTTATCTGGAACGTTTTGAAGATCGACTTGCTGAGCTTACACGTTATATTGATAATTTTGATTTTGATGACGGGCGGGCCATGCTTGAACGTATTGCGGATGAATTGAATATTACTTTGGATGAAGGGTAA